The Rosa rugosa chromosome 1, drRosRugo1.1, whole genome shotgun sequence genomic sequence ATACTGCATTGCATATACCTGTTTTCTACATCAGGACAAGAGAGAATGAAGGAAATGGAGATCCCTGTCATAGACTTTGGTGAGATCAATGGTGAAGAGAGGAGAAAGACAATGGCTCTCCTGAACCAAGCATGCGAGCAATGGGGCTTCTTTCAAGTAAAGTggatcattttttattttattttttcatttttcaattgtaaatcgatgtctTATGCACATCTAATATATTGCTTAATGTTTGCAGATTGAGAACCATGGAATCGACAAAAAGCTGATGGACAAAGTGAAGCAATTGGTAAATGCACACTACGAGGAAAATTTGAAAGAGAGCTTTTATCAGTCAGAGATAGCTAGAAGCTTAGAGAAAGACGATACATCTGACAAAGACTGGGAAACCACCTTTTTCGTCTGGCATCGCCCCACATCTAACATTGAAGCAATTCCAAACATCTCAGAGGATCTTTGGTAAGTCAATTATCAATAGAATAGCAGAACCATAACGTATGAACTATAAACTGACACTGCAAGTCCAAACATGTATACTGAGTTTTATGCATGAAATGCAGCAAAACAATGAATGAGTATATAGCTCAGCTGATCAACCTGGCAGAGAAACTCTCTGAGCTCATGTGTGAGAATCTTGGTTTGGAGAAGGATGATATCAAGGATGCATTTTCAGGTAGCAAGGGTCCTTCTGTTGGGACAAAAGTTGCAAAATATCCCAAGTGCTCTCAGCCAGAACGTGTGAGAGGATTGCGAGAGCACACTGATGCTGGTGGGATCATACTGTTGCTCCAAGACGACCAAGTTCCGGG encodes the following:
- the LOC133712928 gene encoding 1-aminocyclopropane-1-carboxylate oxidase 1, with the translated sequence MKEMEIPVIDFGEINGEERRKTMALLNQACEQWGFFQIENHGIDKKLMDKVKQLVNAHYEENLKESFYQSEIARSLEKDDTSDKDWETTFFVWHRPTSNIEAIPNISEDLCKTMNEYIAQLINLAEKLSELMCENLGLEKDDIKDAFSGSKGPSVGTKVAKYPKCSQPERVRGLREHTDAGGIILLLQDDQVPGLEFFKDGKWVAIPPSKNNTIFVNTGDQLEVLSNGRYKSTLHRVLADKNGSRLSIATFYNPAGDALISPAPKLLYPNSFRFQDYLKLYATTKFNDKGPRFESMKQMANGNNGFHT